The Scyliorhinus torazame isolate Kashiwa2021f chromosome X, sScyTor2.1, whole genome shotgun sequence genome has a segment encoding these proteins:
- the LOC140405361 gene encoding RNA 5'-monophosphate methyltransferase-like — MAAPMCEVKPERGRAENEQCEPGAAPYGNFVNYYRFNPPGERLRLIPPADLAAVFPGGRTVALDVGCNCGDFSIAMYKHLCDLKENLKWVTPGEMDLKLLGCDIDADLIQRATESNSFPESISYVTLDVMDLASRAAVLKPYLDKFDRTAFDICFCMSVTMWIHLNHGDQGLLDFLLCVSGLCKALLIEPQPWKCYRSAARRLRKLGQSKFDHFKSLSIKGDVAQKIQQFLITDCKMELVRCFGSTGWDRSLLLFKKSSLSQD, encoded by the exons atggcggcccccatgtgtgaGGTGAAGCCTGAACGCGGGAGGGCGGAAAATGAGCAGTGTGAGCCTGGAGCGGCGCCGTACGGCAACTTCGTTAACTATTATCGATTTAATCCTCCAGGGGAGCGGCTACGACTTATTCCGCCCGCCGATTTAGCGGCGGTGTTCCCGGGCGGAAGAACGGTGGCGCTGGACGTGGGCTGCAACTGTGGG GATTTCAGCATTGCCATGTATAAGCACCTGTGTGATCTGAAAGAAAACCTGAAGTGGGTTACTCCGGGTGAAATGGACCTGAAGCTCCTTGGTTGTGACATCGATGCTGACCTGATTCAAAGAGCAACTGAATCCAACTCCTTTCCTGAATCCATTTCGTATGTTACTTTGGATGTCATGGACCTTGCTTCCCGAGCGGCCGTGTTGAAGCCTTACTTGGATAAATTCGACCGCACTGCTTTTGACATTTGCTTTTGTATGTCTGTGACAATGTGGATCCATCTCAACCACGGCGACCAGGGGTTACTGGATTTCCTGTTGTGTGTATCGGGACTTTGCAAGGCGTTGCTGATTGAACCACAGCCCTGGAAGTGCTATCGCTCTGCAGCCCGCAGACTGCGCAAGCTGGGCCAGAGCAAATTTGACCATTTCAAAAGCCTCTCTATTAAAGGGGATGTGGCCCAGAAGATTCAGCAGTTCCTGATAACTGATTGCAAGATGGAACTGGTTCGGTGTTTTGGAAGCACCGGTTGGGACAGGAgtttactgctttttaaaaaaagttcttTGAGCCAAGACTGA